Proteins encoded in a region of the Paucibacter sediminis genome:
- a CDS encoding cupin domain-containing protein: MAGPLLKAADIAAMAGQAKTHLLNANAVRVAKSLGGATGMTTLGFHVMTLAPGREAAEYHRHLYEEQCFYILSGRGTAIIDEQAHAVEAGDFLGFAKNGAAHTLLNTGAEPLVFIAARTNLEQDVCDYPRQRKRLYMNGAEEALVDFDQLRVERP, from the coding sequence ATGGCCGGCCCGCTGTTGAAGGCGGCGGACATTGCCGCCATGGCGGGTCAAGCCAAGACCCATCTGCTGAACGCCAACGCGGTGCGCGTCGCCAAGTCGCTGGGCGGCGCCACCGGCATGACGACGCTGGGTTTCCATGTGATGACGCTGGCGCCCGGCCGCGAGGCCGCCGAGTACCACCGCCATCTCTATGAGGAGCAGTGCTTCTACATCCTGTCGGGGCGGGGCACGGCCATCATCGACGAGCAGGCCCATGCCGTCGAGGCGGGGGACTTTCTCGGCTTCGCGAAGAATGGCGCGGCGCATACGCTGCTGAACACGGGGGCGGAGCCGCTGGTGTTCATCGCCGCCAGAACGAACCTGGAGCAGGATGTCTGCGACTACCCGCGCCAGCGCAAGCGGCTCTACATGAATGGCGCCGAAGAGGCGCTGGTGGACTTCGATCAGCTGCGCGTCGAGCGGCCCTAA
- a CDS encoding 5-formyltetrahydrofolate cyclo-ligase → MPSDHATLPHERAALRRHLLVARAQWWASAEAQKAQAAQAAALRELLAQLEPQCLGLYWPFEGEFNAAEFVQSQGLVKQCGLALPFARKEGRQMDFRRWQGEAPALKDECGIPSSDGAVVVPDVLLVPCVGFTREGYRLGYGGGYFDRWLARHPGVTTIGLGWSGGEAAFAIEAHDQPLTVILTERELVTP, encoded by the coding sequence ATGCCGTCAGACCACGCCACCCTGCCGCACGAGCGCGCCGCGCTGCGCCGTCATTTGCTGGTCGCACGCGCGCAATGGTGGGCGAGCGCGGAGGCGCAAAAGGCGCAGGCCGCGCAGGCCGCTGCGCTGCGTGAACTGCTGGCTCAATTAGAGCCCCAATGCCTGGGTCTCTACTGGCCCTTCGAAGGGGAATTTAACGCAGCCGAGTTTGTGCAGTCGCAAGGCCTGGTCAAGCAATGCGGTCTGGCCCTGCCCTTCGCCCGCAAGGAGGGTCGGCAGATGGACTTTCGGCGCTGGCAGGGCGAGGCGCCCGCGCTGAAGGATGAGTGCGGCATTCCCAGCAGCGATGGCGCGGTGGTGGTGCCCGACGTGCTGCTGGTGCCCTGCGTGGGCTTCACCCGCGAGGGCTACCGGCTGGGCTATGGCGGCGGCTATTTCGACCGCTGGCTGGCCAGGCATCCGGGCGTCACCACCATCGGCCTTGGCTGGAGCGGCGGCGAGGCGGCCTTTGCGATCGAGGCGCATGACCAGCCCCTGACCGTGATCCTGACCGAGCGCGAGCTCGTGACGCCTTAG
- a CDS encoding multifunctional CCA addition/repair protein codes for MQIYKVGGAVRDALLGRPVADIDWVIVGARPEELLALGYQPVGKDFPVFLHPESKQEYALARTERKTAPGYHGFAFHAAPEVTLEQDLARRDLTINAMAEDAAGQLIDPYGGQRDLKDKVLRHVSPAFAEDPVRILRLARFAARYRDFTVAPETLALMRAMVAAGEVDALVAERIWQEFARGLMEAEPSRMLEVLRACGALARLLPELDRLFGVPQPAQHHPEIDTGTHMLMVLDRCAALAAPLTVRYACLCHDLGKGLTPTEALPRHIAHESRGLPLTRRVSERWRVPSDCRELAELMTREHTHVHQSLSFTPQARLNLLERCDALRRPERFAELLLACECDARGRLGLQDRPYPQRPKLLADLRCLQGLNQAELSAAALAQGLKGPQIGAAIARARLAALAAMAQT; via the coding sequence ATGCAGATCTACAAGGTCGGCGGCGCGGTGCGCGACGCCCTGCTGGGCCGCCCGGTGGCCGACATCGACTGGGTCATCGTCGGCGCCCGGCCCGAGGAACTGCTGGCCCTGGGCTACCAGCCGGTGGGCAAGGACTTCCCGGTGTTTCTGCACCCGGAATCCAAGCAGGAATACGCGCTCGCCCGCACCGAGCGCAAGACCGCGCCGGGCTACCATGGCTTTGCCTTCCACGCCGCCCCCGAGGTCACGCTGGAGCAGGACCTGGCGCGCCGCGATCTAACCATCAACGCGATGGCCGAGGACGCGGCCGGCCAACTCATCGACCCCTATGGCGGCCAGCGGGACCTCAAGGACAAGGTCTTGCGCCATGTCTCGCCGGCCTTTGCCGAGGACCCGGTGCGCATCCTGCGGCTGGCGCGCTTTGCGGCGCGCTACCGGGACTTCACGGTGGCGCCCGAGACGCTTGCGCTGATGCGCGCGATGGTGGCCGCCGGCGAGGTCGATGCGCTGGTGGCCGAACGCATCTGGCAGGAGTTCGCGCGCGGCCTGATGGAAGCTGAGCCCTCGCGCATGCTGGAGGTGCTGCGCGCCTGCGGCGCGCTGGCACGCCTGCTGCCCGAGCTGGACCGCCTCTTCGGCGTGCCGCAGCCCGCGCAGCACCACCCCGAGATCGACACCGGAACGCACATGCTGATGGTGCTGGACCGCTGCGCCGCGCTGGCCGCGCCGCTGACGGTGCGCTATGCCTGCCTGTGCCACGACCTCGGCAAGGGCCTCACGCCCACCGAGGCGCTGCCACGTCACATCGCCCACGAGAGCCGTGGCCTGCCGCTAACGCGGCGCGTCAGCGAACGCTGGCGCGTGCCGAGCGACTGCCGCGAACTGGCCGAGCTGATGACGCGCGAGCACACCCATGTGCACCAGAGCCTGTCCTTCACGCCGCAGGCGCGGCTGAACCTGTTGGAGCGCTGCGACGCGCTGCGCCGCCCCGAGCGCTTTGCCGAGCTGCTCTTGGCCTGCGAATGCGATGCGCGCGGCCGCCTGGGGCTGCAAGACCGGCCCTATCCGCAGCGCCCCAAGCTGCTCGCCGATCTGCGCTGCCTGCAGGGGCTCAACCAGGCCGAACTCAGCGCGGCGGCGTTGGCGCAGGGTCTCAAGGGGCCGCAGATCGGCGCGGCAATTGCCAGGGCGCGGCTGGCGGCGCTGGCCGCCATGGCCCAGACATGA
- a CDS encoding lytic transglycosylase domain-containing protein — MSAVYGARNLTRIAALALACGLSFLSCGARAQDAAPPKPELIGEAREALRLKDKKRLAAVNAVAQAQQYPLASWIDYWDLGLRLTELSQGDLEGFYARWPGSYVEDRLRNDWLLELGRRRDWGNFARELPRFKMADDREVACYGLLTEHLAGRDVRAAARAAWLAQKDGDDGCQLLASTLLEAGRLKPEDVWLKLRLSFELNRPRAIKQASALLPKGLALHVTELQDSAARYLARKASTQGRTHAEITTLALLRISASDTAQAAELVDRWEARLPHDLAAWAWAQLARQAALKLQPEGADYYARAFRLLDKHNSAAEWSDDTLGWAVRAALRADNGAGRPALALQALGLMSAKEQQEPAWQYWRARALQASAAEGAGSAKSEAQRAQAHQLLQGLASPLSFYGKLAADELEQRLPLPAAPAPLSPQEKGQAYQHPGLNRSLLLIAAGLRNEGVREWNFSLRGMSDRELLAAAGLACEREVWDRCINTSERTRAEVDLNQRYPLPFRNEVLAKAREIGLDPAYVYGMIRQESRFIMDARSHVGASGLMQVMPATARWTAKKAGLDYKPEYLTDRDFNLRIGTNYLKLVLDDFGGSMAMAAAAYNAGPGRPRRWREGPVIDAALWAESIPFNETRDYVKKVLSNATVYARLLGSEPSALRERLGKLIGPREASAPSSNQDLP, encoded by the coding sequence TTGTCGGCAGTATATGGAGCACGGAATCTGACGCGCATCGCAGCGCTCGCGCTGGCCTGCGGGCTGAGTTTTCTTTCATGCGGCGCCCGCGCGCAAGACGCTGCGCCGCCCAAGCCCGAGCTGATCGGCGAGGCGCGCGAGGCCCTGCGCCTGAAGGACAAGAAGCGCCTGGCGGCGGTGAACGCCGTCGCGCAGGCGCAGCAGTACCCGCTTGCATCCTGGATCGACTACTGGGACCTGGGCCTGCGCCTCACCGAGCTGAGCCAGGGCGATCTGGAGGGCTTCTATGCGCGCTGGCCCGGCAGCTATGTGGAAGACCGCTTGCGCAACGACTGGCTGCTGGAGCTGGGCCGGCGCCGCGACTGGGGCAATTTCGCGCGCGAGCTGCCGCGCTTCAAGATGGCCGACGACCGCGAGGTGGCCTGCTACGGCCTGCTCACCGAGCACCTGGCCGGCCGCGATGTGCGCGCCGCGGCACGCGCGGCCTGGCTGGCCCAGAAGGATGGCGACGACGGCTGCCAGCTGCTCGCCAGCACCCTGCTGGAGGCCGGGCGGCTCAAGCCCGAGGATGTCTGGCTCAAGCTGCGCCTGAGCTTCGAGCTGAACCGCCCGCGCGCCATCAAGCAGGCCAGTGCCCTCTTGCCCAAGGGCCTGGCCCTGCATGTCACCGAGCTGCAGGACAGCGCGGCGCGCTACCTGGCGCGCAAGGCCTCGACCCAGGGCCGCACCCATGCCGAGATCACCACCCTGGCGCTGCTGCGCATCAGCGCCAGCGACACCGCCCAGGCCGCCGAGCTGGTGGACCGCTGGGAGGCAAGGCTGCCGCACGACCTGGCCGCCTGGGCCTGGGCCCAGCTGGCGCGCCAGGCGGCGCTCAAGCTGCAGCCGGAAGGCGCCGACTACTACGCGCGCGCCTTCCGGCTGCTCGACAAACATAACAGCGCCGCGGAGTGGAGCGACGACACGCTGGGCTGGGCGGTGCGCGCCGCGCTGCGGGCCGACAACGGCGCCGGCCGCCCCGCGCTGGCACTGCAGGCCCTGGGCCTGATGAGTGCGAAGGAGCAGCAGGAGCCGGCCTGGCAGTACTGGCGTGCGCGCGCCCTGCAGGCCAGCGCGGCCGAGGGCGCCGGCAGCGCCAAGAGCGAGGCCCAGCGCGCCCAGGCGCACCAGCTGCTGCAGGGCCTGGCCTCGCCGCTGAGCTTCTACGGCAAGCTGGCGGCCGACGAGCTGGAGCAGCGCCTGCCCCTGCCGGCCGCACCGGCGCCGCTGAGCCCGCAGGAGAAGGGCCAGGCCTATCAGCACCCCGGCCTGAACCGCAGCCTGCTGCTGATCGCCGCCGGCCTGCGCAACGAGGGCGTGCGCGAGTGGAACTTCTCGCTGCGCGGCATGAGCGACCGCGAGCTGCTGGCCGCCGCCGGCCTGGCCTGCGAGCGCGAGGTCTGGGACCGCTGCATCAACACCAGCGAACGCACCAGGGCCGAGGTCGACCTGAACCAGCGCTATCCCCTGCCCTTCCGCAACGAGGTGCTGGCCAAGGCGCGCGAGATCGGCCTCGACCCCGCCTATGTCTACGGCATGATCCGCCAGGAGTCGCGCTTCATCATGGACGCGCGCTCGCATGTCGGCGCCTCCGGCCTGATGCAGGTGATGCCCGCCACCGCGCGCTGGACCGCCAAGAAGGCAGGCCTCGACTACAAGCCCGAATACCTCACCGACCGCGACTTCAATCTGCGCATCGGCACCAACTACCTGAAGCTGGTGCTGGACGATTTCGGCGGCTCGATGGCGATGGCCGCGGCGGCCTACAACGCCGGCCCCGGCCGGCCGCGCCGTTGGCGCGAGGGGCCGGTGATCGACGCCGCCCTGTGGGCCGAAAGCATCCCCTTCAACGAGACGCGCGACTATGTGAAGAAGGTGTTGTCCAACGCCACCGTCTACGCACGCCTGCTCGGTTCCGAGCCCAGCGCCTTGCGCGAGCGCCTGGGAAAGCTCATCGGCCCACGCGAGGCCAGCGCGCCCTCCTCCAACCAGGACCTACCGTGA
- a CDS encoding 5-formyltetrahydrofolate cyclo-ligase translates to MDVANDRAALRHKLIADRLALPGRLELAEELQRVLRVWLVRRRELTIGAYWPIKGEFDPLPALYRWAEANPVRRIGLPVVDKEHGTLRFHVWYPGCPMEEDAYGIPKPKDTEVFEPQLLVVPCVGYGPCGLRLGYGGGFMDRTLASLQPRPATAGVGYAHGFLPLLKAEPHDMPLDAMLTEEGVVWDKEG, encoded by the coding sequence GTGGATGTAGCCAATGACCGTGCCGCCCTGCGCCACAAACTGATTGCCGACCGCTTGGCCCTGCCCGGGCGGCTGGAGCTGGCCGAGGAGCTGCAGCGTGTGCTGCGCGTCTGGCTGGTGCGGCGGCGCGAGCTGACCATCGGCGCTTACTGGCCCATCAAGGGCGAGTTCGACCCGTTGCCGGCGCTGTACCGCTGGGCCGAGGCCAACCCGGTGCGGCGCATCGGCCTGCCGGTGGTGGACAAGGAGCATGGCACGCTGCGCTTCCATGTCTGGTATCCGGGCTGCCCGATGGAGGAAGACGCCTACGGCATTCCCAAGCCCAAGGACACCGAGGTCTTCGAGCCGCAGCTGCTGGTGGTGCCCTGCGTGGGCTACGGGCCCTGCGGCCTGCGCCTGGGCTATGGCGGTGGCTTCATGGACCGCACCCTCGCCAGCCTGCAGCCGCGCCCCGCCACCGCCGGCGTGGGCTATGCGCATGGTTTTCTGCCCCTGCTGAAGGCCGAGCCGCACGACATGCCGCTGGACGCCATGCTCACCGAGGAGGGGGTGGTGTGGGACAAGGAGGGCTGA
- a CDS encoding LysR family transcriptional regulator gives MNNAPRHRPLAIGPLRAFEAVARLLSFRAAAEELHLTQSAISRQIRSLEDEIGCTLFLRGTRHVELSTDGALLRTQVVSMIERLDATVRQIRQSRGRRVVNVTTFASFASLWLLPRLEAFQRAHADIDIRVSALDQIVDIDDSEIDLALRYCAPGQVPPGAVRLFGETLVPVASPWLVEQAARGLAPPLRQPSDLAQHSLAEEDDQRPTAQYLSWRRWLAEHGAPELQPRRWMYLNFTYQQIQAALSGQAVALARLALVYESLQRGELVEPFGPAGRMSSPSAYWLLLSRQGRSRPEVVQFAHWVEAQAAQSRRDIGETQHGDEGGLGEHD, from the coding sequence ATGAATAACGCGCCGCGCCATCGCCCCCTCGCCATCGGCCCCCTGCGCGCCTTCGAGGCGGTGGCCAGGCTGCTCAGCTTCCGCGCGGCGGCCGAGGAGCTGCATCTCACGCAGTCGGCCATCAGCCGCCAGATCCGCAGCCTGGAGGACGAGATCGGCTGCACCCTGTTCCTGCGCGGCACCCGCCATGTCGAGCTGAGCACCGACGGCGCGCTACTGCGCACCCAGGTGGTGAGCATGATCGAGCGCCTGGACGCCACGGTGCGGCAGATCCGCCAGTCGCGCGGGCGCCGCGTCGTCAACGTCACCACCTTCGCCTCCTTCGCCTCGCTGTGGCTGCTGCCGCGCCTGGAAGCCTTCCAGCGCGCGCATGCCGACATCGACATCCGCGTCTCGGCGCTGGACCAGATCGTCGACATCGACGACAGCGAGATCGACCTCGCGCTGCGCTATTGCGCGCCCGGCCAGGTGCCACCCGGTGCGGTGCGGCTGTTTGGCGAAACCCTGGTGCCGGTGGCCAGCCCCTGGCTGGTGGAGCAGGCGGCCCGCGGCCTGGCGCCGCCGCTGCGCCAGCCCAGCGACCTGGCCCAGCACAGCCTGGCCGAGGAAGACGACCAGCGCCCCACCGCCCAATACCTGAGCTGGCGGCGCTGGCTGGCCGAGCATGGCGCGCCCGAGCTGCAGCCGCGGCGCTGGATGTACCTGAACTTCACCTACCAGCAGATCCAGGCCGCGCTCTCGGGCCAGGCGGTGGCGCTAGCGCGGCTGGCGCTGGTGTACGAGTCGCTGCAGCGCGGAGAGCTGGTCGAGCCCTTCGGCCCGGCCGGGCGCATGAGCAGCCCCTCGGCCTACTGGCTGCTGCTGTCACGCCAGGGCCGCAGCCGGCCCGAGGTGGTGCAGTTCGCGCATTGGGTCGAGGCCCAGGCCGCACAATCGCGCCGCGACATCGGCGAAACGCAGCATGGCGACGAGGGCGGGCTGGGCGAGCACGACTAG
- a CDS encoding glutathione S-transferase family protein gives MQLVIGNKNYSSWSMRPWVLLKAFDIPFSERKLRFDFTPGSSFYQAMAEVTPAAKVPVLLDDDGFAVWDTLAITETIADRHPELAIWPRDARQRARARSLCAEMHAGFGSLRGLCPMNIEADLSAVGQRLLASEPKLRADLARMQAAWEEALAASGGPFLFGAFSAADAYFAPVVMRITRYGLPMSEPCQRYLAAMQAHPAVAAWVADALAEQDFIADDEPYRVSGGPQGQLR, from the coding sequence ATGCAACTCGTGATCGGCAACAAGAACTACTCGTCCTGGTCGATGCGCCCCTGGGTGCTGCTGAAGGCCTTCGACATCCCCTTCAGCGAGCGCAAGCTGCGCTTCGATTTCACGCCCGGCTCCAGCTTCTACCAGGCCATGGCCGAGGTCACGCCGGCCGCCAAGGTGCCGGTGCTGCTGGACGACGACGGCTTCGCCGTCTGGGACACCCTGGCCATCACCGAGACGATTGCCGATCGCCACCCCGAGCTGGCGATCTGGCCGCGCGATGCACGCCAGCGCGCGCGCGCACGTAGCCTGTGCGCCGAGATGCATGCCGGCTTCGGCAGCCTGCGCGGCCTCTGCCCGATGAATATCGAGGCCGACCTGAGCGCGGTGGGCCAGCGCCTGCTCGCCAGCGAGCCCAAGCTGCGCGCCGACCTGGCGCGCATGCAGGCCGCCTGGGAAGAGGCGCTGGCGGCCAGCGGCGGGCCCTTCCTGTTCGGCGCGTTCAGTGCCGCCGACGCCTATTTCGCGCCGGTGGTGATGCGCATCACACGCTATGGCTTGCCCATGTCCGAGCCCTGCCAGCGCTACCTGGCCGCCATGCAGGCCCATCCCGCCGTGGCCGCCTGGGTGGCCGACGCGCTGGCCGAGCAGGATTTCATCGCCGACGACGAGCCCTACCGCGTCTCCGGCGGGCCGCAGGGGCAGTTGCGCTGA
- a CDS encoding TfoX/Sxy family protein — protein MSKELLAHSLELLAPLGALRSRRMFGGYGIYADEIFIAIIAFEQLWLKADAETIPAFQQAGCAPFRYDKQGQVMTMAYYAAPEEAMESPALMQPWARLALAAALRARAAKGSKPAPRRGKA, from the coding sequence ATGTCCAAGGAACTGCTGGCCCACAGCCTGGAATTGCTGGCGCCCCTGGGTGCGCTGCGCAGCCGCCGCATGTTCGGCGGCTATGGCATTTATGCGGACGAGATCTTCATCGCCATCATTGCCTTCGAGCAGCTCTGGCTGAAGGCCGATGCCGAGACCATCCCGGCCTTCCAGCAGGCCGGCTGCGCGCCCTTCCGCTACGACAAGCAGGGCCAGGTCATGACGATGGCCTATTACGCCGCGCCGGAAGAGGCGATGGAATCGCCCGCGCTGATGCAGCCCTGGGCACGCCTGGCCTTGGCGGCGGCGCTGCGCGCCCGCGCGGCGAAGGGCAGCAAACCGGCGCCGCGCCGCGGCAAGGCTTAG
- a CDS encoding peroxidase-related enzyme (This protein belongs to a clade of uncharacterized proteins related to peroxidases such as the alkylhydroperoxidase AhpD.): MSTATPFKISRFPVPEIKDLPEDIRTRILAVQEKSGFVPNVFLVLAHRPDEFRAFFAYHDALMEKKGNLTKAEREMIVVATSNANQCQYCVVAHGAILRIRAKNPLVADQVAINYRKADITPRQMVMLDFAMKVSAEAYAVGDDDFETLQRHGFDMADAWDIAGIAAFFGMSNRMANVTSMRPNDEFYSLGRGA; this comes from the coding sequence ATGTCCACCGCTACGCCATTCAAGATCAGCCGTTTCCCAGTCCCTGAGATCAAGGATCTGCCCGAAGACATTCGCACGCGCATCCTCGCCGTCCAGGAGAAGTCCGGCTTCGTGCCGAACGTTTTCCTCGTTCTCGCGCACCGGCCGGATGAGTTCCGCGCGTTCTTTGCCTATCACGACGCCTTGATGGAGAAGAAGGGCAACTTGACCAAGGCCGAGCGCGAAATGATCGTGGTGGCCACGAGCAACGCGAACCAGTGCCAATACTGCGTGGTCGCGCACGGTGCCATCCTGCGCATCCGGGCCAAGAATCCGCTGGTCGCTGACCAAGTCGCCATCAACTACCGCAAGGCCGACATCACGCCGCGCCAGATGGTCATGCTGGACTTCGCGATGAAGGTGTCTGCCGAAGCGTACGCCGTGGGCGACGACGACTTCGAGACACTGCAGCGCCATGGTTTCGACATGGCTGACGCGTGGGACATCGCCGGCATTGCCGCCTTTTTCGGCATGTCCAACCGCATGGCCAACGTCACGAGCATGCGCCCCAATGACGAGTTCTATTCCCTGGGGCGCGGCGCTTGA
- a CDS encoding complex I NDUFA9 subunit family protein, which produces MTPNKILILGGSGFVGRALCEQLVRQHGGAAAITVPSRRPAAHRGLQVLPGLDMIEADVHDAAQLTQLLRGQDLVVNLVAILQGDEAAFERAHVQLPRTLAAACREASVRRLIHVSALGVGPAAPSRYLRSKTRGEAVLQEAAAELDLTLLRPSVIFGADDQFLNLFAALQAWFPLMPLAGADAQFQPVWVEDVAAAILRCMQDRGTIGKTYELAGPQVLRLGELVKLAGRLSGHERRVLPLPAVLAKAQALLMESLPGEPMMSRDNLASMEVPNIASGTLPGLAELGIQAHAVEPIAAAYLRHGVSKMDVLRRGAHR; this is translated from the coding sequence GTGACCCCCAACAAGATCTTGATCCTAGGCGGCAGCGGCTTTGTCGGCCGTGCCTTGTGCGAGCAATTGGTGCGTCAGCATGGCGGCGCCGCGGCCATCACGGTGCCAAGCCGGCGCCCGGCCGCGCACCGCGGCCTGCAGGTGCTGCCCGGCCTCGACATGATCGAGGCCGATGTGCACGACGCGGCACAGCTCACGCAGCTGCTGCGGGGTCAGGATCTGGTGGTCAATCTGGTGGCCATCCTGCAGGGCGACGAGGCCGCCTTCGAGCGCGCCCATGTGCAGCTGCCGCGCACCCTGGCGGCGGCCTGCCGGGAAGCCAGCGTGCGCCGCCTCATCCATGTCAGCGCGCTGGGCGTGGGGCCGGCCGCGCCCTCGCGCTATCTGCGCTCCAAGACGCGCGGCGAGGCGGTGCTGCAGGAAGCGGCGGCCGAGCTCGATCTCACGCTGCTGCGGCCCTCGGTGATCTTTGGCGCCGACGACCAGTTCCTCAATCTGTTCGCGGCCCTGCAAGCCTGGTTCCCGCTGATGCCGCTGGCGGGTGCGGACGCGCAGTTCCAGCCGGTCTGGGTGGAGGACGTGGCGGCCGCCATCCTGCGCTGCATGCAGGACCGCGGCACCATCGGCAAGACCTACGAGCTGGCCGGCCCGCAGGTGCTGCGCCTGGGCGAGCTGGTGAAGCTGGCCGGCCGCCTGAGCGGCCACGAACGCCGCGTGCTGCCCCTGCCCGCCGTGCTGGCGAAGGCGCAGGCCCTGCTGATGGAAAGCCTGCCGGGCGAGCCCATGATGTCGCGCGACAACCTGGCCTCGATGGAGGTGCCCAATATCGCCAGCGGCACCCTGCCCGGCCTGGCCGAACTGGGCATCCAGGCCCACGCCGTGGAGCCCATCGCCGCGGCCTATCTGCGCCACGGCGTCAGCAAGATGGACGTGCTGCGCCGCGGCGCGCATCGCTGA
- a CDS encoding DUF2917 domain-containing protein, producing MSLAQRSSIDAFHPAYAGTAWELGQGQALSLPIGPGARELRVLEGRVWLTRSGRADRPAQDVWLAAGEAIILGSGEQVVLESWPSARFQLLVPPLACPEAWSQLKAKRAARPASSALAAA from the coding sequence ATGTCTTTGGCTCAACGCTCATCAATCGATGCATTCCACCCCGCCTATGCCGGCACCGCCTGGGAGCTGGGCCAGGGCCAGGCCCTGAGCCTGCCGATCGGGCCGGGCGCACGCGAGTTGCGCGTGCTGGAGGGGCGCGTCTGGCTGACCCGCAGCGGCCGTGCCGACCGGCCGGCCCAGGACGTCTGGCTGGCCGCCGGCGAGGCCATCATCCTCGGCTCCGGCGAGCAGGTGGTGCTGGAATCCTGGCCCAGCGCGCGCTTCCAGCTGCTGGTGCCGCCGCTGGCCTGCCCGGAAGCCTGGAGCCAGCTGAAGGCCAAGCGCGCGGCGCGCCCGGCCAGCTCGGCCCTGGCAGCGGCCTGA
- the pepQ gene encoding Xaa-Pro dipeptidase, whose translation MNSAAYAHHLASLQQRAEDALARCGFDALLIASGIEKYAFLDDRPYLFAPNPHFKHWLPLTQHPNSWLLIRPGQQKPLLVYYQPDDYWHVPPSAPSGFWVEHFEIRIISTPDEARQHLPLQLAAAGRLAIIGEADAALEGLVPNNPAALLNLLHYARGCKTEYELTQMRAASARAVRAHVAARQAFLAGASEAQIHAAYLAASGHTDRDLPYGNIVALNEHGAVLHYQYQDLTPPTQSRSLLIDAGAQVAGYAADITRSWSAGDADFDALLAAMESAQLALVGEVRAGVDYRDIHLSTHARIASILKTLGIVKAMSEEAMLAERITSTFMPHGIGHLLGLQVHDVGGFMADETGALAPKPEGHPYLRLTRTLQPGMAVTIEPGLYFIPTLLKALRAGPHAGAVNWGLVEHLSRYGGVRIEDDVVCRAAGAPPENLTRDAFAALG comes from the coding sequence ATGAACAGTGCCGCCTACGCCCACCACCTCGCCAGCCTGCAGCAGCGCGCCGAAGACGCGCTGGCGCGCTGCGGTTTCGATGCCCTGCTGATCGCCTCCGGCATCGAGAAATACGCCTTCCTGGACGACCGGCCCTATCTGTTTGCGCCCAATCCGCATTTCAAGCATTGGCTGCCGCTGACCCAGCACCCCAACAGCTGGCTGCTGATACGCCCGGGGCAGCAGAAGCCCCTGCTGGTCTACTACCAGCCCGACGACTACTGGCATGTGCCGCCGTCGGCGCCCAGCGGCTTCTGGGTCGAGCATTTCGAGATCCGCATCATCAGCACGCCGGACGAGGCGCGCCAGCACCTGCCCCTGCAGCTGGCGGCGGCCGGCCGCCTGGCCATCATCGGCGAGGCGGATGCCGCGCTGGAGGGCCTGGTGCCCAACAACCCGGCCGCCCTGCTGAACCTGCTGCACTACGCGCGCGGCTGCAAGACCGAGTACGAACTGACGCAGATGCGCGCGGCCTCGGCGCGGGCGGTGCGCGCCCATGTGGCGGCGCGCCAGGCCTTTCTGGCCGGCGCTTCCGAGGCGCAGATCCATGCCGCCTACCTGGCGGCCAGCGGCCATACCGATCGCGACCTGCCCTACGGCAATATCGTCGCGCTCAACGAGCATGGCGCGGTGCTGCACTACCAGTATCAAGACCTGACTCCACCGACGCAGTCGCGCTCGCTGCTGATCGACGCCGGCGCCCAGGTGGCCGGCTACGCGGCCGACATCACGCGCAGCTGGAGTGCCGGTGATGCAGATTTCGATGCCTTGCTGGCGGCGATGGAGTCCGCCCAGCTTGCCCTGGTGGGCGAGGTGCGCGCCGGCGTGGACTATCGCGACATCCACCTCAGCACCCATGCGCGCATCGCCAGCATCCTGAAGACCCTGGGCATCGTGAAGGCGATGAGTGAGGAGGCCATGCTGGCCGAGCGCATCACTTCCACCTTCATGCCGCATGGCATCGGCCATCTGCTGGGCCTGCAGGTGCACGATGTGGGTGGCTTCATGGCCGATGAAACCGGCGCGCTGGCGCCCAAGCCCGAGGGCCACCCCTATCTGCGCCTGACGCGCACGCTGCAGCCCGGCATGGCGGTGACGATCGAGCCCGGGCTCTACTTCATACCCACCCTGCTCAAGGCCCTGCGCGCCGGCCCGCACGCGGGCGCGGTGAACTGGGGCCTGGTGGAGCACCTGAGCCGGTATGGCGGCGTGCGCATCGAGGACGACGTGGTGTGCCGCGCCGCGGGTGCGCCGCCGGAGAACCTGACGCGGGATGCGTTCGCGGCGCTAGGCTGA